ATTTGACAAACTCCGGTGAGTCTCACAACACTATCGATTCCGGGGTACAGGTGCGTGGCGATTTCAATGTCATCAAAGACAATGTCATCGATAACACCCTCTTTGGTATCGACCTGCAACAGTCAAAAAACAATATCGTGCGCGGCAATCGCATCTCCTCAAAGCCGCTTGAACTCGGAGTGCGCGGGGATGCCATCCGACTCTGGTACAGCTTTGACAATAAGATTACGGACAATATTATCCGCAACTCGAGGGATACCGTGGTCTGGTACTCCCGGGACAACCTGATCGCACGCAACGACGCGCGTGGCGGTCGTTACTCACTCCACTTTATGTATTCCCAGTACAACGAGGTTGCAGACAACCATTACGAAAACAATTCTGTCGGTATATTTGTCATGTACAGCGACGGCGTGCATTTGAAAAACAACTACATCGCCCATGCCACCGGCGCCACAGGGATGGGTATAGGTTTCAAGGAGACCTCCGATGTGGTGGTCACCGGCAACCAGGTGCTCTATTGCGCCACCGGTCTCTATCTCGATGTTTCGCCGTTTCAGCCGGACTCCATCAACCGTATTGAAAACAACTTGATTGCCTACAGCGGTATCGGGGTGCTGTTTCTCAACGACTGGACCGGCAATCATCTGATCGGCAACAGTTTCAAAGGCAATATCACTCAAGTAGCGGTGTCGGGCGGCGGTAAGACGGCCAATCGCAATCTGTGGCAGGCCAACTACTGGGATGACTACGAGGGTTTCGATATCGACCGTGACCAGGTGGGTGACAAACCTTACGAGCTGTTCAGCTATGCCGACCGGATTTGGATGGATGTGCCCTCGGCACGTTTCTTCAAGGGATCCCCTGTGCTCGAAGTGATGGATTTTCTGGAACGCCTCGCGCCCTTCACGCAACCCAACATGCTGGTGCGGGACAAGCAACCCCGGATGAGCACAGCGGCTGCCACACTGACAACGGAGTCGTTCATCCCCGGGTCGGCGGGCGATGCCGATACGACTGGGCAATCCGAATCACCGTCGGAACAGACTGAGCAAGCCTTCGACGCCTACAAGGCATTGCGCGAGTCACTGGGACGTTGAGAGGTCATCATTGAGATGAGCGAGAGAAAAACGGCGAAAAAGAGAAACAAACGGCCTCTGACGCCCAAGCGTAGGGAACAGAGCCGTCGTGAGTTTTTGCGCGCCACCGTCTTGACCGCCGGCGTGGTCGGTATCTCGTTGTTGGGATTCGTGCCGGTCATCCAGGGAAAGGCGATGCGGCTGCGTCCGCCCGGCGCCTTGAAGACCCCGCAAGACGAGCAGGAGTTCTTCGCCTCATGTATCAAATGTGGCCAATGTGTTCAGGTCTGTCCGGTGGAGGCGATCAAACTGGCGGACCTGCCCGACGGATTCGGAATCGGACTCCCCTATATCGATGCCAGGGCACAGGCCTGCGACTTCTCCTGTGACGGCCTGCAGTGCGTTCTGGCCTGTCCCACCGGCGCCTTGACCCATGACCTGGACTATCCGGCTGATACCCGCATGGGCTTTGCCAGGCTCTCTCGTCCCAAGGCCTGTCTCGCCATGCAGGGAAAAGGCTTTAAAGGGCTGGCGAGGGGACCGGACTATCCGGGACTGCTGCGCTATGAGGAGGTCGATCGCTGGAATCCCATACCGGTTGCCGACTATCCCTATGATCTGGAGATCTGCGACCTCTGTGTGCGCCAGTGTCCCATCGAGATCCGTATTACCCAGTGCGAAGAGAATGCATCAGACAGTGATCAACAGCAGCTCGCCCGGGTGGCGCAGCAGGTGGGAAATGAATGCCCCCCTAAACACGCCATCACACTTGAGCCTGTCGACTTGGGGGATGGTGTTAAAAGAATGAAACCGGTGGTTCAGGAAGGCTGTGTGGGTTGTGGTGTTTGTGAGATGATCTGCCCGGTCGAGAGCGCCGCCATCGTTATCGATCTGGACAAAAACGCCGATACGGTGATAGAGGGCTGAGATGCGGTATATCAAAGACTCTCTATTACAGGTTTTCGGCTACAAGATCCCCAGGCCCAGCAAGGACCAGCAGAGCCCTGAGGTCAGGGCGATCTATGAAGGGAAGATGGGCAAGCTCTCCAAAGCGGATCTGGAAGCGCTTCACATCGAGCACAAAGGCAGCACCTTCCTCAAAACGTGGCAGAAACGCCGTTGGGCGACCCTGATTATCGTGAACCTGCTTTTTGTGGCTTCATTCTATTTCGATGTTCAACTGGTGGAGGGTTCGCTCACCGGTGCGCGTGTCGTTGGTTTTCATTTCGCCGATCTCAATGCGGCCTTGCAGGTCGCACTGGCCTACAAGCATATTGTGCTCAATCTGGTGATCGGCATGGTGACGGTCTTTATTATGTGGATGCTGCTGGGAGGACGGACCTTCTGCTCCTGGGTCTGCCCCTACCATCTGTTGTCGGAATGGGCTGAGTATCTGCATCTATGGCTGGTCAAAAAGAAGATCATCAAGAACCAAACCTTCAGCCGCAAGGTGCGCAGTGTCTTCTATGTCATTTTTGCACTGTTAGCGCTGGTCACCGGCTATACCGTTTTCGAAACCATCTCGCCCACCGGTATACTCAGCCGGGCGCTGATATACGGACCGGGCATCGCGCTGGTCTGGGTCGTGTTTCTGCTGTTGTTCGAGGTTTTCTACTCGCGACGGGCCTGGTGCCGATATGTCTGTCCTATCGGTGTGACCTATGGCATGGTAGGCGTGTTCTCACCGGTGCGGGTCAAGTACAATGCCGAAGCCTGTCACCACGAAGGTGATTGTCGAAAGGTCTGTCTTGTACCGCATGTGCTGGACCTGACCATCCGAAACGGCGCGGCGGAAGTGAACCAGGATGTGACATCCGATTGCACCCGCTGCGGCATGTGCGTGGATATCTGTCCCACCAGCTCTCTGACCTTCGAGGTCAAAGGGCTGAGTAAGATGCTCAAATAGTGCTGACAGGAACCGGATACACGCTATGATCCAATTTGAAAACATCGTCAAGCGATTCCGCCGGCATCGGGTACTCAAGGGCATCGATCTCACCATCGAACGGGGTCACCGGGTTGCCCTGGTCGGTTCCAACGGGGCGGGGAAAACCACCCTGATCCGCTGCCTGCTCGGTGAATACATCTGCGAGGGCAGGGTGTTGGTGGATGGAATGGATCCACGCCAGAATCGCCGTGAGGTGTTGTCAAAGGTGGGTTTTGTGCCCCAACTTCCGCCACCCCTGCACATGCCGGTGGGACAACTGATCCGTTTCTCCGCCACCCTGTGCGACAGCGATCCGGCACGCATGATTGGCGTGGCGGAGCAACTCGGCTTCGATGCCGGGCGTTTTCACAATCACGCCTTTGTAAAACTCTCCGGCGGCCAGAAGCAGAAACTGTTGATCGCCATCGCACTGGGCAGAGAGAGTGAGTTGCTGGTGATGGATGAGCCAGCCGCCAATCTGGATCCGGAAGCAAGGCATATCTTCTTCAAACTCCTGGCGGAGAAGAAGGAGCGGGCGGCAATGCTGATATCAAGCCATCGACTGGATGAGGTGGCCACCCTGGTGAATCGGGTGATCGAGATGGACCAGGGAGAGATCGTCCTGGATGACCGTGTGGCCGATCTGGTGGAACTCTCATCACAACTCAACTGCACTATCCGGCTGCTGCAACCCGAGGCCGCGTTTGCCAAGGCCATCGCCGAGTGGGGATTCAGAGATGTGGAAGCGGGGCTGGTGTGGCGAGGCACCATTGCCGGACCGGATCGCCTGCGTTTTCTCAGTCTGCTCTCCCGCTATGCCGCACTGCTTTCGAACTTAGAGATCTCCGAGACCGAAGGGCAGGGGATGTTGCTGAACCAGGGGAGCAGCATCAATGTGGTTTAGATCTCTGCTTCTCGCGGTGATGTTGGCAGTGGTGTTCCTGCTGATCGGCTGTTCGGGGGACAGTGGTAGTGGTCCCCTGGCGATTAAATGGGACAGGGATGCTTGCGAACGCTGTCGCATGGTATTGAGTGATCGCCATCACTCGGCCCAGATCCGCTATTTTCCACCGCACAAACAGAGATCGGCAGTAGCCCGCTTCGATGATATCGGCTGCGCTGTCTTGTGGTTATCTGAAAAACCCTGGCAACAGGACCCCAGAACCGAGATTTGGGTCACCGATCATCGAAGTGGGGAATGGATCGATGCCACCCGGGCAATCTATGTGAAAGGCCATCACACACCCATGGAGTATGGCTTGGGCGCACAAACGGAGGCGGCACCCGACGGACTCAGCTTCGCCCAGGCGAAGGAGCATATCCGCAGTGTGGAGCAGCAGAACCAGATACATACGGCCCATCTGCTGGAACGCCTCAAGGAACAGGAAGCGCGCAGAGCGCGTGACAAAGCAGAGGATACGGATAGAGGCGGGGAGTGAATGATGGCGATAATAACTTTCTCTCATCGAACGGGAGTCGAAAATCCATGAAATATCTCTGGCTCGCGGCCTACACCGATATCATTGAGTCCCTGCGGGCGCGCTGGTTCATGGTCTACGCCACGGTATTCGGTGGATTGGTGGTCATCCTGTTCGCCTTCGGTCTGGCCGAGTCGCGCATCATGGGTTTTACCGGCCTTTCACGGCTGTTGATCACCTACATCCAACTCTCCATGGCGATGCTGCCGATCTTTGTCCTGATCACTACCGTGAGGTCGGTGGCCGGTGACCGGGAGGCGGGTGTCTTCGAATATCTGCTGTCACTGCCGATCACACTCAGCGCCTGGTTCTGGGGACGTGTTTTCGGCCGTTTCTTCGTCGTTTTCCTGCCGGTCTTTCTCGCCATGCTCGGCGCCACAGCCTGGGGAACGGTCAAAGGAGTCGAGGTGCCCTGGCATCTGCTGCTCTATTACAGCGGTCTGCTGATGGCCCTGGCCTGGTGCTTTCTGGGGATCGGCATGTTGATCTCCACCCTGACACGCAGTACCGATGTGGCCCAGGGCGCCGCCTTTGTGGTCTGGTTGACCCTGTTACTGTTTCTCGACCTGATCCTGTTGGGGATTTTGATCCAGGAACATCTGCCGCCGGAGACGGCGGTGGCGATCGCACTCACCAATCCGATGCAGGTATTCCGCACCGCTACCATGATGCTGTTCGATCCCCAACTGGTGCTGTTGGGACCCACCGCCTATGTGATATTGGATAACTTCGGCCAGAGTGGCTACATCACCTACGCAATGCTCTATCCCATCGCATTGGGTACGGCCTGTGCCGGTCTGGGGTTTGTTATGTTCAAGCGAAGTGATTTGCCCTAGGGCCACAGTTCATGCAGTCTGCGCAAAATCCAACGGTACGGCAGGGCGCACCGCTGCTGGGTGCAGGCGCTTAACCGAATACACGATTCCCGCTCAGTCGTCGAGGATGGAGAGATAGGCGAATATATCGGTCAGTTCGTCATCACTGAAATCCGACAACAGCTCGTCGTCCGGTGCATCCTCGTCGTGAATACGGATCTTCTCCCGGTACTTTTTCACCTGCCGCCAAAGATAGTTTGTATATTGGCCGGCGAGCATTGGCACTGCCTCTTCCTTGTCTCCCATCCCATCGCGGCCATGACATGAGGCGCACTCCTTCCGGTAGATTTTCTGGCCCTTATCCAGATCACCGGGGGCGCGTGGAATCTGCATCAGGCGTTTGGATTCCAACAGACGCTGATAGGCGTTGAAACCCGGCGCGGTCTCATCCACCGGCGGCAGTTTTGTCTTCAATTTTATCTGCTCGAGAAATTTCGAAATGTCTTCAATATCCTGATCGGGCATCTGTCGATCATCCACATACTCCACCATCGCCAGATTGGGACGAATACGCTCACGAAAGAGGTGGAGCTGCTTGGCCAGGAAGGCGCTCGGCATCCCCGCCAGCCGGGGATACTCTCCCTCCTTGCCGCCCTGACCGTATTCACCATGACAACCGGCGCATACTTCGTTGATCTCTTCACCGTTTTCAAAATCGAAAGCGGGACTCAACGTCGGCAGAATGGAGAGGCAGATTAAGATAATAGGCCTTGGCATCGGATTGGAATCAGGTCGTCATACAGGTGAGTCTGCTGAAATCTATGTGTAATCACGGCGATTTGACCACAGTTAGAAATGAACCGTTTGACGTTAATCAAAATAGTTGATTCAGTAAATGTACTAAAAATGGGGATATTAAAGGGCAGGGATGTTGTAAGGAATGATCGCTTATCTTGTTTGTAATAGATATTCAGCAGAGGCGGGTTGATCGCCGGGACAGACAATTTAATCATGGCCATCTTTGGGGATTGAAGCGTAATCATCGGTCTCGGTCTCGCCGATCGATGCGGGGTGGCAAACACAGCCCTCGTCATGTGCAGCGGCAACCAGTTCCTGCAATATACCGCACTCACCGGCGGTTTTCTGATCATGGCATTGATCACGCAGTACCAGTAACTGACTCTCCAGGGTGCGCAGGCTTGCGATACGTGCCTGTACCTGAATGAGCTGGCCATCGATAAGCCGATCTATAGCATCGCATTTCACATCGGGGTGGGTGACGAACTCCAACAGGCGGGAAATATCCGCCAGCGACATATCCAAGGCCCTGCAATGACGGATGAAGGCGAGACGCTCGAGATGGAGTGTGCCGTAGTCCCGGTATCCGTTATTACGTCGCGGTGGTGGCGGTAACAAGCCGGCCTTTTCGTAGTAACGCACCGTATCGGTCTTCATTTCGGCACGCTTCGCCAGCTCTCCAATACGCATAGCCGATCCCCTTGGTTCTCACTTACAGGAAATTTCAGACAGATTACACTATTGACCTTGGAGTGGCTCCATGGTTTCAAATAATCTTATAGAATCAGTCGGAGGGAAATGCCATGCCTGCGTGCTGTTCTTCAGATCATTGCTCATCTGACCACGCATCTGTCGATCCTCGATTCCGCAAGGCGTTGTGGGTGGCCCTGATCGTCAACACCATCATGTTCGCGGTGGAGATCGCGGGTGGTTTGCATGCCGGATCGGTGTCCCTGCTGGCGGATGCGGTCGACTTCGCCGGTGATGCTGCGAACTATGCATTGTCTTTGACCGTGCTGTCATTGGGATTGATGTGGCGGGCCCGGGCGGCTCTGGTAAAGGGTTTAACGATGGGGGGGTACGGCCTGTTCGTGCTGGGCAAAAGCGCTTGGGCGGCCCTGTATGGTGTCGCACCCGAACCCTATACCATGGGCATCATCGGTTTGCTGGCGTTGAGCGCCAACCTGAGTGTTGCATTGATGCTTTACACCTTCCGTGATGGGGATGCAAACATGCGCTCTGTATGGCTGTGCAGCCGTAATGACGCGATCGTCAATTTGACCATCATCATTGCCGCTTTGGGGGTCTTGGGCTCCGGGACGCGCTGGCCGGATCTGATTGTCGCTGTAATGATATCCAGTCTTGCGTTGACCTCCGCGTTTACAGTGGTTCGCCAAGCACGCAAGGAGATCGCCATGGCGATGACGTTACCAGTCGCAATGAGTGCGCCGGAGTACGGCAACAAGCAATCACAGGCGGACATCTGAAACTGGAGCGTGTCGATTCAATGTATGCGCACATAGGCGGTGACTCTGTACACGCAATCAATGAAGCGTTGACCATCAGAACTCGCATTCCAAGAGGAAATGCTGAGATTTATTGGATCTTAGGGCCGGGATCTCTGCTGTCCAGTCACAACTGAGATGCGTGAAAACATGGTTAATAACGAGTGAAAGACCGACGTTATTCTTTGAAATCTACTGTTTTCAAATGTGTTGTCAGAGACTCGAGTAAGCCATAGAGGAAGCCGATATATTTTTTGTCATCAGTGACGTCAAAGAGATCAGCACTTAGTTGTTTGATTTTTTGATTGGCGATCATCGGACTGCTGGTACAGATCTCATCGATCAATTTAGCTGCATTCGTCAACACCTGTTTGTGTCCTTTTTGATGCTCAACAAAATCAGGATAAAAGTGTTGTGACATGTACTGCTCTTCAAATGCAAAGTGGTCCTCAATTTCTGCAAGGATAGTTCCGAGTCTATTTTTGAAGTTAATGGTATCCCCTTGATTCAGCATATTAGTGATATTCTTTATCTGCGTACCGAGCTGAATGTGCTGCCGGTTAATCTCTTTGATATGGGCATCCAATCGTTTCCTGATGCAATTAAAAACCTCTTGAATAAATCTGCGAGGATCATAAGGCTTCAATATGGCGGCACAGACATTTTTCTTTGTGGTTTGCTGGAAAATGCTGGAGCTACTATCTGAGGTGAGTACAAGTTTGGGTATTTTTCGCCAGCCGGACCGTCTCGACATGAGCTCCATCAGCTGACTTGCGCCGATGCGGACATTTCCATTCAGGGGAAGATCCGTATCGACAATCACCAGGTCCGGAGGATCGCTCTCGATGATCAGATTCCAGGCCTTCGGACCGCATTCAGCTTTATTGACCAGAAATTTTTCTGGTGCAAGCATCAGATTGATCAGTTGGGAATCAATGCCAGGTGGCTCAATCAGCAGAGTAGTGAAATGCATGGTCGAAGTCAGTCGTTTTACTTAATAATTTCATTATGATAGCGACATCATAAAATCGAATGTCCACATTATCTAAAAAAATGTGGACATTTGTTATGAGTACTTCTCAATATAACGGCAGTATTTTTTGAACATTAAATCATTCTGACAGCTACCAACTGAAACAGAGACATCACTGTAATGGCGTTAAACAGGGACAACTCCCTGATTGATTAAACCATAATTTTGGTATGGATATTCTGAGTTGAAAAAACCTATCAAGGATCAGATTGGATTCGAAGCAGTGCCAGGGAAGTAACTGCAGTTTTTCATAGAGAGTCAAATTGCTGCGAAACGGATCCTCACGCAAGCACCAGTCTCTTGTAGCTGTGATGGGAGGGCATTACCTCCAGCTGATAACCATAATCACCTGGTGGATATTCCTCTTCCAATTTATCCAGCGAACCCGTTCGATTGGTCGCTACAATCTTGATTTGGCGCGACTGTTCCCGCGCCGCTTCCACAATCCAGATCAGCGTCGAAAGATCCGGATTATCCGGATGACCGTTGGCAGAGATCACATAGGTATCCGCTGTCACCTTGCGATGAAATGTTCGCGTTGCATTTCGGTTGCTTCCATGGTGGGCCACCTTCAACACGTCAACGTGCAGTCTTTCGTTCGAGTCCAGAAGATTTGCTGCGTGAAGGCCGTCCATCAGAT
This sequence is a window from Candidatus Thiodiazotropha sp. LNASS1. Protein-coding genes within it:
- a CDS encoding nitrous oxide reductase family maturation protein NosD; the encoded protein is MLLLSLQSFQAFAESTAYPSFQTLVDQTEAGGTLVPSPGTYAGPVTISKPLTIDGQGKVTIDAGGKGSVIVLETDGATLKNLHLTNSGESHNTIDSGVQVRGDFNVIKDNVIDNTLFGIDLQQSKNNIVRGNRISSKPLELGVRGDAIRLWYSFDNKITDNIIRNSRDTVVWYSRDNLIARNDARGGRYSLHFMYSQYNEVADNHYENNSVGIFVMYSDGVHLKNNYIAHATGATGMGIGFKETSDVVVTGNQVLYCATGLYLDVSPFQPDSINRIENNLIAYSGIGVLFLNDWTGNHLIGNSFKGNITQVAVSGGGKTANRNLWQANYWDDYEGFDIDRDQVGDKPYELFSYADRIWMDVPSARFFKGSPVLEVMDFLERLAPFTQPNMLVRDKQPRMSTAAATLTTESFIPGSAGDADTTGQSESPSEQTEQAFDAYKALRESLGR
- a CDS encoding 4Fe-4S binding protein — its product is MSERKTAKKRNKRPLTPKRREQSRREFLRATVLTAGVVGISLLGFVPVIQGKAMRLRPPGALKTPQDEQEFFASCIKCGQCVQVCPVEAIKLADLPDGFGIGLPYIDARAQACDFSCDGLQCVLACPTGALTHDLDYPADTRMGFARLSRPKACLAMQGKGFKGLARGPDYPGLLRYEEVDRWNPIPVADYPYDLEICDLCVRQCPIEIRITQCEENASDSDQQQLARVAQQVGNECPPKHAITLEPVDLGDGVKRMKPVVQEGCVGCGVCEMICPVESAAIVIDLDKNADTVIEG
- a CDS encoding NapH/MauN family ferredoxin-type protein — its product is MRYIKDSLLQVFGYKIPRPSKDQQSPEVRAIYEGKMGKLSKADLEALHIEHKGSTFLKTWQKRRWATLIIVNLLFVASFYFDVQLVEGSLTGARVVGFHFADLNAALQVALAYKHIVLNLVIGMVTVFIMWMLLGGRTFCSWVCPYHLLSEWAEYLHLWLVKKKIIKNQTFSRKVRSVFYVIFALLALVTGYTVFETISPTGILSRALIYGPGIALVWVVFLLLFEVFYSRRAWCRYVCPIGVTYGMVGVFSPVRVKYNAEACHHEGDCRKVCLVPHVLDLTIRNGAAEVNQDVTSDCTRCGMCVDICPTSSLTFEVKGLSKMLK
- a CDS encoding ABC transporter ATP-binding protein, with amino-acid sequence MIQFENIVKRFRRHRVLKGIDLTIERGHRVALVGSNGAGKTTLIRCLLGEYICEGRVLVDGMDPRQNRREVLSKVGFVPQLPPPLHMPVGQLIRFSATLCDSDPARMIGVAEQLGFDAGRFHNHAFVKLSGGQKQKLLIAIALGRESELLVMDEPAANLDPEARHIFFKLLAEKKERAAMLISSHRLDEVATLVNRVIEMDQGEIVLDDRVADLVELSSQLNCTIRLLQPEAAFAKAIAEWGFRDVEAGLVWRGTIAGPDRLRFLSLLSRYAALLSNLEISETEGQGMLLNQGSSINVV
- a CDS encoding nitrous oxide reductase accessory protein NosL, with the translated sequence MWFRSLLLAVMLAVVFLLIGCSGDSGSGPLAIKWDRDACERCRMVLSDRHHSAQIRYFPPHKQRSAVARFDDIGCAVLWLSEKPWQQDPRTEIWVTDHRSGEWIDATRAIYVKGHHTPMEYGLGAQTEAAPDGLSFAQAKEHIRSVEQQNQIHTAHLLERLKEQEARRARDKAEDTDRGGE
- a CDS encoding ABC transporter permease, translating into MKYLWLAAYTDIIESLRARWFMVYATVFGGLVVILFAFGLAESRIMGFTGLSRLLITYIQLSMAMLPIFVLITTVRSVAGDREAGVFEYLLSLPITLSAWFWGRVFGRFFVVFLPVFLAMLGATAWGTVKGVEVPWHLLLYYSGLLMALAWCFLGIGMLISTLTRSTDVAQGAAFVVWLTLLLFLDLILLGILIQEHLPPETAVAIALTNPMQVFRTATMMLFDPQLVLLGPTAYVILDNFGQSGYITYAMLYPIALGTACAGLGFVMFKRSDLP
- a CDS encoding c-type cytochrome, with the protein product MPRPIILICLSILPTLSPAFDFENGEEINEVCAGCHGEYGQGGKEGEYPRLAGMPSAFLAKQLHLFRERIRPNLAMVEYVDDRQMPDQDIEDISKFLEQIKLKTKLPPVDETAPGFNAYQRLLESKRLMQIPRAPGDLDKGQKIYRKECASCHGRDGMGDKEEAVPMLAGQYTNYLWRQVKKYREKIRIHDEDAPDDELLSDFSDDELTDIFAYLSILDD
- a CDS encoding Cd(II)/Pb(II)-responsive transcriptional regulator produces the protein MRIGELAKRAEMKTDTVRYYEKAGLLPPPPRRNNGYRDYGTLHLERLAFIRHCRALDMSLADISRLLEFVTHPDVKCDAIDRLIDGQLIQVQARIASLRTLESQLLVLRDQCHDQKTAGECGILQELVAAAHDEGCVCHPASIGETETDDYASIPKDGHD
- a CDS encoding cation transporter, whose protein sequence is MPACCSSDHCSSDHASVDPRFRKALWVALIVNTIMFAVEIAGGLHAGSVSLLADAVDFAGDAANYALSLTVLSLGLMWRARAALVKGLTMGGYGLFVLGKSAWAALYGVAPEPYTMGIIGLLALSANLSVALMLYTFRDGDANMRSVWLCSRNDAIVNLTIIIAALGVLGSGTRWPDLIVAVMISSLALTSAFTVVRQARKEIAMAMTLPVAMSAPEYGNKQSQADI